The genome window AACTTCCTCTCCTTCTACCACCTCATTTTGTTCTCTTTCAACCTTTGCCTCAGAAAACATCACTTGCTGGACTGTCTCCTTCACTGCCACCCCTTCTTTGTCTTCTGCCTCAGCTTcttgttcctctctcttttcagcCTCCAACTGTGGGTTCTCCGTTATTTTGGTTGGCTCCTCCAGCTCTCCACGCTGAAATCCTTCAGACCCTGTTGCCCCCTCTAGCCCGCTCTGCTGTTCCTCTAGAAACTGCCACTGGTACGGCTCCTCTTGCTGAACCTCCATATTTGATGACAATCCCTCCTGCTCCTGCCCCACTTCGCTCCCTTCtggctcttctgctttttcttcaagCTCCCACTGATGGCATTTTGCAATCTCATGTTCCCCTTCCATGTCCTCCTGCCACCCCACCTCAGTCTCTGCCTCACTCCACCCTGCTTGCTGAAGTCCTTCTTTCTCTACAATCACATCTGGCTCCTCCTGGTAGATCTTTTCAGCCTCGGcttcttctttctctgcttcctccGGCTCCAACTGCTTGCTCTCCACCATTCTGTCCCAGCCCTCCATCACTCCATGCTGAAGTCCTCCATTCCATGCTGCCCCCTCTAGccttctctgctcttcctcaagAAGCTGTGAGCCACCCTGAACCCCTCCGTCCCACGTGGCTTCCTCTGGCCCTTTCTCCCGACAGACTGTGGTTCCTTCTGCATCTTTTACATCCCACTGATGGTCCCTCCCaaccactttttcttcttctaactccatctcctcctccatctctgcTCCACATAGTCTTGTTTGCTGAAATCCTTCTTTCTCTGCTGCAATATTGGGCTGTCCCTGCCAGCCTTCATCTGCCTCCACGATTTCCCGTTGCTTCTCTTCAGCCTCAAACTGCAGGTTCTCCACTGCTTTGGCTGCCTGCTCTAGTTCTTTATTCTGCAGCCCCTCTGTCCATGCTGCCTCCTGTAGACTTCCATGCAGTTCTTCTGTAAACTGTGCCCGAACTGCTGCCTCTTCCTGAACCCCTTCCTTCCACGAAGTGCCCTCCAGCTGTCTCTTCCATCTGCTGGTCTCTCCTACTTCTTCTAATTCCCTGCCGGTCTTCCACTGATGGCTCCTTTGCCATGGCTTGCCTTCACCCTCCAACGCCTCTGGAATCTCTGCTCTGCCTGGCATTGCTTGCTCACTTCCTTCTTTTATTGCCAACATATCTAATTCCTCCTGCTGGCCCTTTGTAGCCTCTACTAGttctttttcttccatctttgaCTCTAATTCTTGGCTCCCCACCATTTCGTCTGCTACTTCCAGCACCTCATGCTGAACGCCCTCCAGCCATACTGCCTTCTCTGCCCCTCCATGACATTGCTCTACAAATGGGACCCAATCTACTGCTCCCTCCTGACCCCCCTTGTTGCACACTGCTTTCTCTACTTCTCTTTCCTCCAATCTGCTAGCCTCTCCtatttctggtttttcttttgcCTCCCACTGATGACTTCTCCctgtctccttttcctcttctagtGCCTCCTCCTGGTCTCCCAGAGTCCCTACATTATCCAGTATGGCCTGTTGAATGTCTTCTTTCACTACCACCATGTCAGGCTGCTCTTTAATGATTTCTTCTTCCTGATATTTCTCAGATTTCAAGTGCTGGTCTTCCATCATTTTGCCTACCTCCTCATGATGAAATCTTCCAGGCTGTTCTGTCTTCCCTCGCTCTCTCTCCTGTTCCCCTAAAAACTGTGCCAAGTTTGAGGACTCTTTCCAAACCTCCTCATTCCACAAATTTTCCTTCAGCTCTCTTTCCTGACCCACATTGGTCCCTCCTTCCTCACTCAGTTCTCCATGCTGTTTGCCTCCAGCCAATGGTCCAGCTAGTTCCCACTTTGTATCTGCCACCTCTGCTTGTACTTCTTTCTCAGGTGCATCTGCCCAGATAGTTCTTCCTGCATCCCATGGATGGATCCCCTGAGTCAGGGCTGACCCCTTCAGGTCTGTCTCTTTGACGCTGCCAGTCACTGTTGTTGTGACCATTTCTTCTTGGGCATCAGCTGGGATCCGGCATGTCTCTGTGGAGGAgaaacaggaggggaaaaatggaATAGATCTTGGCACCACCTTGAATAGACCCAATCTTGTCTGTTCTTATAATTCCCCACATCTCAGACCCAGGCTGTAATTATTACATTCAGAAATGCCTGTAGGGAATTCACAGCAACTACTGTTGCTGCACATGACACAAGCCCTACTGTGGTTTAAAAATGGTGCCAATGCACATCTTTGTAAACTGCATCAAAGCTTCCATCATTGGCTGACCAGTGCTGGAAAGCCTTCCAGCTACTGACAGAACCAGGGTCACATCAGCTAGTTCTTGCTAACTCAACATGCAACAGAAATTGAGTTGCTGGAGCTGTCCTTCAGGCAAAGACAGTGTTGCTGCCTGGTCACTTGCCAGCTGGTGACAATATTGGAGATGGTGGGGGTGGAGCGCCACTTTTACTGGATATAAAGCAGGTAAACTGCTCCCCTGACCCCATGTGCTCTGAGTCGTGGTGGGAAGCCTCTCAGCACAGGCCGGCCAATGGGCTAGTGGCTGGTCCTCATCCTGCTTTTCAGATAACCTGCATTAAAAAGGGGTACCAGGGATACTGGGAATCTCCAGGCAAGGCAAGGAAGAAATCTAGACTCAAACCCTGAagggctgctgccagtcagagttgacaatattagACTAGATGGACGAATGGTTTGATTCAGAATAATACTGCTTCAATTTCCCATGTTTTCCACATTTTAGCATCCTATAGAATTTACTCACATGCTTTCCTACAGATTTTCTGTGCTCCTCCTCATGAAACAACCCACCTATTTATTGGTAAATATTTGACACTGTCATTCCTTTGAAAGTTCAAGATCTCTAAAAAATTCAAATTAACTATGTAAAACTCAGATAAAATGCAAGTATAAAAAAGGGGAGTACAAAAAAGCTGCCATAACACAGTAGCAGGGAAACAGAAGGACTATTTAAAGTTCTAACATCATtatagattttttcccccaaaaagctACAAGAAGACATTAGCACACATTTACAAGTAGGCACAAGCAGATAAATCCAGAGGTATAAATATATGTGTCTCATGCTTACCCACGAACCTTTAGTCACAATTACAATGGGCCAAACATCATCTAGTCCCAACTTCAAAACCTTCTCAAGTGGCAGAAACTACCGCAGAAATATAGGGAGAAACTAAGATGGAGGTGACTTTTTTATATGCAGAGTGCCTGACATTCACAACTGCATAATCACAGTCACTTGCAACACATTTCAAGACACAGACAGAGTAAGTATGGGGGACCTCTGGTCCATGGCTGAAAACCACTCCACCAGCCTTCTCAATCTAGCATACAGTGTCTTCTTCTCCTCTGCAAAACCCCTGATCCCTTGCAGAAAGGAGAAGACCCAGGACAGCTGCTCTCACCTGAGCCGCCACCTCAAGGAGCATTCTTGGGGTAATGGTTAGTTGGTGTCACTCCCTCATAGCATTTGCCCATGACAAAGGAACTGGAGTTGGTGGGAAGCAAATCCCAACTGAAACGTCCATTAAAAACAACTAGGTAGCAACCAGATCCCCTTAATCATCACCATCCCCCACAGTGTTTTGTAAGTACATTCTATAACCTTCCATCACCTGAGGGCTTCTCCTTTGACTCTTCCCATCCCTCATATCTGGAGGACAATTTGGCAAGTTCAAGAATGGACTCGGTAGATTGAGTTCCATGGACAGCTGCTTCTGGTGTTACCTGGATCTCCAAGTCAGGTGggatctcctgaaaaggaaaagcCTTAATAAAAGAGAGATGGCACACAGATGGGTCTTTCAGCTCCACTTCCTCCCCTCCAACACCTACCTTTGTGGCAAGTGGACCTTCAAAGATCTCCAGATGTTCCCTTGGAGAAATATCTGTGCTGGAAAGAGTTGGAGAATGGGAAAGGATGAGACCAATTATGTAACAATTGTGTgacatccagtcaattctgatttatggtgacccttttcacagttttctaaGTAGttagtactcagaagtagttttaccattccctttttctaagacatcctgggactgtgcagctcgcccaaagccacacaagctggctttacTCCCAGGAAAAGCAGTGGGGAATTGGGCTCCAAGCCTTTGGCTttacagccagatgcctagctCACGGAGCGATCCAGCCAGTGAATGCAACTATAGAGGTAGATTATTGGGCTTCAGAGGCAGAatcaaaatgaaagcaaagcaaatctcCCAGTGTTAACAGCTCCGCAACATCAGATTAAATGTTTTACCCGTTGCATGTTGTCTCAACTTCACAGTCAGGACAGCTGCCTTCATGCCTTCTCTCCCTCGCATCTCTTGAATCTTCTGCTCCTGGATGAGGATCATCTCCAAGGAGGTAGGTGGTGAAGGAGGAAGCAAAACTCTGAGGGTGAAGTAGAGAGGACGAAACATTGAAAACAGAGTAATGAGCTAGGAATCCAGCTGACTTCCTCTGGAAAAACCATGGGCCCTGGATCCCACTCAAGCTAGACTGACAACCCAGAGAAAGGGGTTTTTGCTAACCACTGCCTGTTGCAGAGCCCCGAGCAGCCGTTGAAGGTACTCCATCAGACGCTGGGATCAGGTGGAGATAAGGTAAAAAAACAGCAGCTTCCCCTTTCTCCCCAGGGAGGGAAGTAAACATCATCACAACTTTTCACCAcatgctcctcctcttccttgcagTCATAGCCACGGTCCATTCTGGCTTTACACAACTGCAAAAGCAGCGACAGCTCACCACAAAGCGGACGGAAACAAGAAGCCTTTGGACAGTCAGGCAGCGTCAACTATTGGCTGAGTCAGCCTCAAATGAGAGGAGTGCAAAACCATCCCCAAAACAACATCAGTCGCGCTATTGAAACCACTGAAATGTCCCTCagaagcttttttgttgttgttgtgccagCAGGGTCTCTTCAGATTAATTTGTTTCTGTTTCCTGGAAATATCATGGCAACTTCATCTGAAATCTACGCTGGCCTGTGATGAACTCTGACTGAAAACCCACCTACAAGCAAAGGACAGAATCTGTTGTGGACTTCAGGGTCAAGTTTGGCCTAACTGGGAAACCCAGCACGGCTTTGGGGGTCACAGTTTTCTATTCTGCACAGAACTATTTATTATTATCATGTTCTTTACTCTCAAAATGGGGACGCTGAAGGCAGTTAACAGCCATAATAATTTTTAATGGCTTAGTttgaaaaaaaggcagaggtCAAAATAAGCAAAACTGTGCATTGTACACTGAAGAAATACAATTTCATGCACAAATTGTCTCGGCTGTGAATCCATCCAGTTAAATGGtgctggctttttttaaaatgttttttcaaCAGAAGCATATGTAGAACTCACAAGTTCAAGATTTCTCAGATGTTCagtacttggaaaagttaccttttgtgGATGGCAATTCTCCAAATTGGGTATATACACTTGCAACTGAGTATGTGGACACAATATTCTCAGAGTAAACGTTGCCCTTTCACTTTTTTCTAGACATTTCCTTTTGGGTCACACAGCACATCACCCATGGATCATAGAACACTGAAGAACGGAAAACAGAAATCTTGACCATATCCTTTGCAATTATGGAGAAAGTTTTGACAAAACTGCTGAGccggaaaaaaatggaaaaacttaAGATCATAATATTCCCCACCTTAAATCTGGGAATGAATTACAAAAGTAGAATAATAGCCAtacaaagcaaaagcgtgctgcttatataccgccccatagcgcttcaagcactctctgggtggtttacaagttaattatgcaggctacacattgccccccccacccagcaagctgggtactcattttaccgacctcagaaggatagaaggctgagtcaaccttgagccggctacctgggattgaaccccaggtcgtgagcacagttttggctgcagtacagcgatttaaccactgcgccacgaggctcacagTAATCTATTTtgatgaacagtgtcattgaagcgaccaacataaatttgaccaaattccgggaggcagtggaaaacaggcgggcctggcgtgctctggtccacggggtcatgaggagtccgacacgacttaacaactaaacaacaacaaatctattCCATAGGAAAACAGTATGGTATAATATGCCCCATAGGAAAAGTGTCCAGAGGTCAAGGTAGACGTTAATTTAATTTCTCAACATTGTGAAGAGAGCTACTTCATGATATGGCAAATTAAATACTTTCTCAGCTCCACAGAGGGGCTgaggaagttttttaaaagataaggGTGTATTAGAGCTGGTAATATGTatatttcatggctgagtgagaacttgaacccaagtctcttgaatcctaatCTAACACTCTAATCATTACACCACAGCGATTGTGACATTGGCAGTGGGTCACAGGCACGAGCATGGAGACAAGACTGGGGGAGCACAGTCCATAAAGTGGGAAACGAAACAAGGTACAGTATTACTAAGAGAACAAAACTGACTTATATTTTGAATATAATATATTCTCAATATAATTATAGTCACAGGACAAACTACTGAATGTCTGCAGACTTACCAATGAAATTATGTCCAACTTACGGTGCAATCAGACACTATGAAAGGAGTGTGGCAGATCACAGGGTTTGGTACGCCTGTCAAATATCCAGGCAAAGCAgcggattggacttgatggccttccagCGCAATTATTCTAATACTGTATACAAATTAGTCCATGACTCtatgattgcactggaaagggttgctttgctgggaaTAATCTCCCTTAAAGTGTCCTTTCTATTCCATGTATATTGTTTGAACTTCGGGATATAGATCATACTGGACTACACCACAAGCGGTCCATAATGTGAGATATTTCCTTGTGTGATCACATCCTGAGGGTGCGATTGCACTGGAAAGCCAAATTGGAGCTATTCAGCTTTGCTGCGATTTGATTTACAGCCTGTTACTCtgtttcaccaaaaataagacctaacctgaaaataagccctagtacgatttttcaggatgcttgcaatataagccctaccccaaaaataagccccagttaagtgaaaccctgccctccaccattgtgcagctatgaaaagaagatgacattactgtatttgaataaatgtacagtagatTGCTGTTGAGGGgtaagcgatgacaaacctagacagcatcttaaaaagctgacaaaggtctgcatcgtcaaagctatggtttttccagcagcgatgtatggaagtgagaaatgaaccataaagaaggctgtccgccaaagaattgatgcttttgaattgtgatactgaaggagactcttgagagtcccctggactgcaaggagaacaaacctatccattctgaaggaaatctaccccgagtgctcactggaaggacagatcctgaagatgaagctccaatactttggccatctcatgagaagattcaatggaaaagaccctgatgttgggaaagtgtgaaggcaggaggagaaggggataacagaggacgagatggatggacagtgtcatcgaagctaccaacatgaatttgaccaaactccgggaggcacttaGATTAGTGCTCTAATTCTGATGTTCTTATTAGAATTCATATGTTGTTCTGTTGATCTTATTGCTTGGCTGTCACTGGATTAAGCTTGTTAATATTATTCCATTACTTGTCTGACCTCAGTATCACAAATTACTCCCTTTGCTGAAAATTGTGTAAGAGGAACAGCCAGCAGATGGCCATTTCAAAAGAACAATGTGTTCTTGTTGAgctgcagaagatgaaatgacaTGTAGGCATTCAAAAAGACATCCTGGCTGGTCAGACCCAAGACCGTTTTCCAGCCTGATCCATCAATAGCCCTTGGCTGACAAAACAAGTTCTAGAACTCACTGCATTCTCAAGAGTGGTGTGTGTACGTGTACACGGAATCTCCATGTCCCTTTACATATGGGTCATTATACTCACTAGGGGAGagtcttccattttatttttttattaaaaacaaatttaacttgtctttctccttagaaaggacccaatgtggcttacaaCAATCCAAAGACCATATTTAAGTTAGTAGCAAtcatacaatactaaaaggatctaTGAATACAATACCAGAAAGCGTAAGCAAGGCCAAAttccattcaaagcagtaaagtacaacaatgCATTATAAAGACTCCACTTGGCggctcagggaaagcttgccagaagagaaagaaaggtcttcacctttTCTTCCACTGTTCTGCAGATGGATGTGTGGTGATCTTTATACTGTAAATAAGCAGCAAGGAGGCGCTTATTTATAAATATACTGTAAGCACAGAGACAGGCACTCTGTATTACAGTGGATGCTTTTTCCACAATTCAAGGCTGCGCATCAAGACAGAGAGGCAAAGATACTGCTTTCTTACCACAGAATCCTACATGTATCAGGGAAATGCACGCACAGAGAGGCATAAATGCACACAACACGGGCTGTGTGCACAAATTGTGGTAACTCGGGGCAATGCAGCGCCTCTCCCTGCCCCACCCGGAGGAAAATGTCTGTGGATACTCCGGTTTGGGTTGGTACTCTTGCCCTCAATAAAATCAACTCACTGCTAAGTTTTGACACTTTTCTGCTCTGCACAGTCTTCGGGGGTTAGTTGtgattgttttatcatgtttctgCTGGTTTATTTTGTGGAGgttcccccgccccgcccccgctGCTACGGATATTATCATGATGATGTTTATTGTAAGCTTATTTGAGTTTTTACTTGCATGTTTAAAACCTCGTTAGCTGCTCTGGATGGCCAACAGGCTCAGAGAAATCAGGCAaaagtttcaaaataaaatagataacaaGGAAAATTTCCGATGGGTTTTAATTTAAAGGCATAACTTTTAAACAGCTGTCGGCGTGTAGCTGTCAACCGTTTGAAGCAAAGCGCGCTCAAGTTACTGGATACAACAGGATATACATCGGGGACGGGAAAAGGATATTAGAGGGTCACATAAGGGAGGGCACTGGCAGCAAAGAAACGGCGTCAAACCAGGAAGCATCGTCACGTGGGGACCTGCAAGGTCACATGACTCCCGTTTCAGGAAGACGCGTTTGGCTCTCGGTTTGCAAGGAGAGGAGGTGGCATTTCCAGTTGTGCTTTAAAAGGATAGAACAAACCCTTAGGAAGGGGAATTATGTatgtgggaaagagagagagtagAAGACAGAGACGTATTATCCCAGTGTGGTTATGaagcttctgggatttcttttttGCTCATCCCGACCCTCCGctatttttaattactgtatcATTATTATTTAGGTAGTCTTCCTCAGTACCCCGTCCTCTCCTGTCTCCGATGGGGCCTATATGGGGTGGATGGCAGGGCATCTCGTCTGATCCTGAAGGTGAGATCTGCCTCCCCTTTCAAGTCCCCTCTCCTTCTATGTCCCCTCCATTTTATTGACCTTGCTTctcttccaaaataaaaacaggagAAGATGAAGATGTACCCCGTTCTGTGGAGCCAGCTACCAACCCGGATGCCTGCAGCCTTCGAAGGAACAATTTGGGCTTCTGGTGAGATCCCTTTTGCTTTATTTCCATTGTTTTCCTCAAGGTGCTGCTGCTGGCATGAAAGACAATTCTCTAGGATTATCTGATTTCTGTTGGGTTCTTCCTGTCACTGTTACAACATGAAGTCACTCTTTCTATCCTTTGTGCATGACTTCTTTTGCCTTAGGCTGAATGCACTCAATTagatttatatttaattttctaGGCTTTCTGCTTTTTGCAATTGCCACCTTTAATATATATTCCTTTCCAACATATCAGAACTCTCTGGTGCTGCTTACTTACAGCCTTGCTTGTTTTATCT of Pogona vitticeps strain Pit_001003342236 chromosome 6, PviZW2.1, whole genome shotgun sequence contains these proteins:
- the LOC110078534 gene encoding uncharacterized protein LOC110078534 isoform X2, which codes for MEYLQRLLGALQQAVSFASSFTTYLLGDDPHPGAEDSRDARERRHEGSCPDCEVETTCNGTDISPREHLEIFEGPLATKEIPPDLEIQVTPEAAVHGTQSTESILELAKLSSRYEGWEESKEKPSETCRIPADAQEEMVTTTVTGSVKETDLKGSALTQGIHPWDAGRTIWADAPEKEVQAEVADTKWELAGPLAGGKQHGELSEEGGTNVGQERELKENLWNEEVWKESSNLAQFLGEQERERGKTEQPGRFHHEEVGKMMEDQHLKSEKYQEEEIIKEQPDMVVVKEDIQQAILDNVGTLGDQEEALEEEKETGRSHQWEAKEKPEIGEASRLEEREVEKAVCNKGGQEGAVDWVPFVEQCHGGAEKAVWLEGVQHEVLEVADEMVGSQELESKMEEKELVEATKGQQEELDMLAIKEGSEQAMPGRAEIPEALEGEGKPWQRSHQWKTGRELEEVGETSRWKRQLEGTSWKEGVQEEAAVRAQFTEELHGSLQEAAWTEGLQNKELEQAAKAVENLQFEAEEKQREIVEADEGWQGQPNIAAEKEGFQQTRLCGAEMEEEMELEEEKVVGRDHQWDVKDAEGTTVCREKGPEEATWDGGVQGGSQLLEEEQRRLEGAAWNGGLQHGVMEGWDRMVESKQLEPEEAEKEEAEAEKIYQEEPDVIVEKEGLQQAGWSEAETEVGWQEDMEGEHEIAKCHQWELEEKAEEPEGSEVGQEQEGLSSNMEVQQEEPYQWQFLEEQQSGLEGATGSEGFQRGELEEPTKITENPQLEAEKREEQEAEAEDKEGVAVKETVQQVMFSEAKVEREQNEVVEGEEVGRNHQQEVEEMGSLEDQDRKPKEVADLREDDQGELEGAEELEGHQGEEIEESERNRVDIKGEEEEKQTGDAILETEQREELERLAEAHGLDEEALGEITRDPEKAERSPQPEPVTYSPSLEEDHLAETRVFPTKVAPLDTSAQKERVLLRRKSSIRRAPSMKKVRSPTESSPQEMQSVEDTPPPPPAQATSRPILRHSGFGPMHPNMMAELQIRLRKPQ
- the LOC110078534 gene encoding uncharacterized protein LOC110078534 isoform X1, which translates into the protein MEYLQRLLGALQQAVSFASSFTTYLLGDDPHPGAEDSRDARERRHEGSCPDCEVETTCNGTDISPREHLEIFEGPLATKAFPFQEIPPDLEIQVTPEAAVHGTQSTESILELAKLSSRYEGWEESKEKPSETCRIPADAQEEMVTTTVTGSVKETDLKGSALTQGIHPWDAGRTIWADAPEKEVQAEVADTKWELAGPLAGGKQHGELSEEGGTNVGQERELKENLWNEEVWKESSNLAQFLGEQERERGKTEQPGRFHHEEVGKMMEDQHLKSEKYQEEEIIKEQPDMVVVKEDIQQAILDNVGTLGDQEEALEEEKETGRSHQWEAKEKPEIGEASRLEEREVEKAVCNKGGQEGAVDWVPFVEQCHGGAEKAVWLEGVQHEVLEVADEMVGSQELESKMEEKELVEATKGQQEELDMLAIKEGSEQAMPGRAEIPEALEGEGKPWQRSHQWKTGRELEEVGETSRWKRQLEGTSWKEGVQEEAAVRAQFTEELHGSLQEAAWTEGLQNKELEQAAKAVENLQFEAEEKQREIVEADEGWQGQPNIAAEKEGFQQTRLCGAEMEEEMELEEEKVVGRDHQWDVKDAEGTTVCREKGPEEATWDGGVQGGSQLLEEEQRRLEGAAWNGGLQHGVMEGWDRMVESKQLEPEEAEKEEAEAEKIYQEEPDVIVEKEGLQQAGWSEAETEVGWQEDMEGEHEIAKCHQWELEEKAEEPEGSEVGQEQEGLSSNMEVQQEEPYQWQFLEEQQSGLEGATGSEGFQRGELEEPTKITENPQLEAEKREEQEAEAEDKEGVAVKETVQQVMFSEAKVEREQNEVVEGEEVGRNHQQEVEEMGSLEDQDRKPKEVADLREDDQGELEGAEELEGHQGEEIEESERNRVDIKGEEEEKQTGDAILETEQREELERLAEAHGLDEEALGEITRDPEKAERSPQPEPVTYSPSLEEDHLAETRVFPTKVAPLDTSAQKERVLLRRKSSIRRAPSMKKVRSPTESSPQEMQSVEDTPPPPPAQATSRPILRHSGFGPMHPNMMAELQIRLRKPQ